The DNA region AAAACCTCCACTCAGTACCAATGCATGAGCTCCTGATTGTTCCAGGCGCTTTGCCACCTGCATTGCCTCATCTATTTCCATCCCACCACGGAAACCATCGCGCATATTCATTTTTACCAATACAGCCATGTCAGTTCCGGCAGTTTTCATCACCTCCTCCATTACCATATCCATAAAACGCATTCGATTCTCCAAGGACCCACCGAAGCAGTCCTTACGCCGATTGGTATAAGGAGAAAGAAACTGAGAAATCAAATATCCGTGTCCGGCGTGTATTTCAACGGCATCAAAACCAGCTTCACGAGCCAGATTCACAGCACGACCATACGCACGTGCCATCTCAGGCAGTTCTTCTTTCTTCAAGCCACGAACAAAAGTAGGTGAGTAAAGATTGAAACCGCTGGAAGCTCCGACAGGAGTAACACCACAGATGCTTTTGTGCGACATATTGCCGCAATGTCCCAACTGGATAGCCGCAGCAGCACCTTCGGCATGTACAGCATCGGTCAGTTTTTTTAATCCGGGGATAATTTCAGGCCGCATCCATAATTGGCGGTCGAACGACAAACCACTTTGGGTGACAGCTGCATAAGCCACAGTAGTCATTCCAACACCACCAGCCGCAACTGAACGATGATAGTCAAGCAACATTTGCGAAGGGGCATTACCCGGACACATACTTTCAAATGCCGCTGAGCGGATGGTACGATTCCGCAAAGTCAGCGGGCCCAAAGTTACAGGAGTAAATAACTTGCTCATGAGTATTATTTATGATTTGTGATTTATAAGTGAGAGAAATCAATATAGGAACGGAAAAACACGTTTCCGGTTTCCTACCGCATCTCCAAATTCTTCTTTATAGCGATGCCAGATAGCATTAGCACGAGGAACCAGGTTAGCCACTGTCCACCATAGGAAAACCAGTCCGGAAAGCGACCATGTCAATATAGCCCATCCTGCCCATTCTATAATTTCACCAAAGTAATTGGCAGAGGTGACATAACGATACATCCCCTGCGATGGCAGATAATGCTGCGTATCTCCCGGTTTACGAAGATGGCGGATTACATAATCCGAATACCAGTTGATTCCCATTCCGGTGAAGAACAGCAATACTCCAAGAATAAACTGTGGAGTCTTCAGCCAGTCCGGCATATAAATAGTTTCAGGAGCCAGATAAAAGAGCCACTCTCCTTGCATAAAGCCATTCAGGAGGTTGAACAACATTCCCATCATCATAATAGCAAGCGGCATACGGCTTTTCCCCTTCAGCAGGAAAGGAAACACAAAGGCGCGCTGGAAATAATGCAATTGAAATAAGAGAAAGAAAATTAAAGGAACAATTGAATTATATCGTGCTGAATTCCACCAAAGTAATAACATCACAATAAACACAGGTGCCTCCATCAGCATCCACGCCAACTTATTATTGATAGAAATGCCCCAAGATGCAGTTCGGAACATTCCATATCCCGCTTTGACAAAATAAAGTGCGATAAAAACAAACAGTGCGATGATGCTCATTGCACCAAGAAATAGCTGAAAAGTCCCTTGTTCCATACTTGTTTCGATTTAAGTATGGGCAAAGATATATAAAAAGGGGAGAAAAAGAAAACTTCCTCGCCCTAATTAGTTTACAAATATGTTAGCAAATTATTTCAAAAATGTAAGGTTTTGAATGAAGTGATGATTTATTTTTTAGACGCGGATGACACGGATGACGCAGATTTTTTATTTATTGATGTGACAGCACAGCCTTTAAATCTGTGTCATCCGTGTCATCTGCGTCTAAGAGATTGAATACATAGGCTAAAATCATTTACCTCATTTCTATACCGTTTTACTCGTCTTTATCGTTTCTTGATAGGTACATAGGTCGTATCTTCAAGCACATTTTTGTATGCGGGACGAATGATACGCTTACCTTCAAAGTTCAATTCTTCATTACGGTGTGCACACCAACCGACGATACGAGCCATAGCAAACAACGGTGTAAAGATTTCCTGCGGTAATCCAATCATTTCATAAACAAAGCCAGAATAGAAATCGACGTTGCTCGATACCGTCTTTCCATTATTCTTCACGCGACCGAAAGTTTCGATAGCACGTTCCTCCAAGAGCTCAAGAAAAGCAAACTCGCGCTCTTTACCCTTTTCGCGGGCAAGATCACGAGCCAGTTCTTTCAGTAAGATAGCACGTGGATCGGAAATCGTATAAACAGCATGTCCGATACCATAAATTAATCCGGTCTTGTTATAAACTTCCTTATTCAGCATACGGGTAAAGTAAGTGTCGATCTCATCCACGCTTGTCCAGTCCTGAATATTCTCCTGTAAGTGATGGAACATATCAGCCACCTGAATATTTGCACCACCATGAAGCGGGCCTTTCAACGAACCGATACCTGCAGCAATTGCCGAATACGTATCTGTTCCGGTAGAAGAAGTGACACGAACAGTGAAAGTTGAGTTGTTACCGCCACCATGTTCAGCCTGAAGCACCAGCA from Bacteroides sp. MSB163 includes:
- a CDS encoding NADH:flavin oxidoreductase, which encodes MSKLFTPVTLGPLTLRNRTIRSAAFESMCPGNAPSQMLLDYHRSVAAGGVGMTTVAYAAVTQSGLSFDRQLWMRPEIIPGLKKLTDAVHAEGAAAAIQLGHCGNMSHKSICGVTPVGASSGFNLYSPTFVRGLKKEELPEMARAYGRAVNLAREAGFDAVEIHAGHGYLISQFLSPYTNRRKDCFGGSLENRMRFMDMVMEEVMKTAGTDMAVLVKMNMRDGFRGGMEIDEAMQVAKRLEQSGAHALVLSGGFVSKAPMYVMRGQMPIRSMTHYMNCWWLKYGVRMVGKWMIPTVPFKEAYFLEDALKFRAEIKMPLVYVGGLVSREKIDEVLNDGFEAVQMARALLNEPGFVNRMREEEKALCNCKHSNYCIARMYSIEMACHQHLNEELPAGLKREITKIEAKG
- a CDS encoding methyltransferase — its product is MEQGTFQLFLGAMSIIALFVFIALYFVKAGYGMFRTASWGISINNKLAWMLMEAPVFIVMLLLWWNSARYNSIVPLIFFLLFQLHYFQRAFVFPFLLKGKSRMPLAIMMMGMLFNLLNGFMQGEWLFYLAPETIYMPDWLKTPQFILGVLLFFTGMGINWYSDYVIRHLRKPGDTQHYLPSQGMYRYVTSANYFGEIIEWAGWAILTWSLSGLVFLWWTVANLVPRANAIWHRYKEEFGDAVGNRKRVFPFLY